In one window of Athene noctua chromosome 17, bAthNoc1.hap1.1, whole genome shotgun sequence DNA:
- the HNF1A gene encoding hepatocyte nuclear factor 1-alpha isoform X2 — translation MVSKLSHLQAELLEALLESGLTKETLIKALSEVEPYVLQSESQRAINALQTEKGEPCPDISNLPNGMGESRLSEDETSDDGEEFTPPILKELENLSPEEAAHQKAVVERLLQEDPWRVAKMVKSYLQQHNIPQREVVDTTGLNQSHLSQHLNKGTPMKTQKRAALYTWYVRKQREVAQQFTHAGQGILTEEPMGDDLPTKKGRRNRFKWGPASQQILFQAYERQKNPSKEEREALVEECNRAECIQRGVSPSQAQGLGSNLVTEVRVYNWFANRRKEEAFRHKLAMDTFSGPQPTSAPPLTPHNSSSLQPPSALSPSKVHGVRYNQQPASEAESSSSNHHGNSSMVTTQTILHQVSPPGLEPSQNLLSTDTKLVSAPGGTLPPVSTLTALHSLEQNPHPLSQQTQNLIMASLPGVMAIGAGETSSLAPAFTNTGASTLVIALYGPKSEVAQYTHTGLLPQTMVITDTANLSALTNLTPTKQAFTSDSETHTESGMHTPVSQAPTIHLQNQDTTIQHLQPGPRLTSSPAVSSSSLVLYQSSDSANSHSQLLPSTHNVIETFISTQMASSTQ, via the exons ATGGTCTCGAAGCTGAGTCATCTCCAAGCGGAGCTGCTGGAAGCGCTGCTGGAGTCGGGGCTAACCAAGGAGACCCTGATCAAGGCGCTGAGCGAAGTGGAACCCTACGTGCTCCAGAGTGAAAGTCAGCGTGCTATCAATGCCCTCCAGACAGAGAAAGGGGAACCCTGTCCCGACATCTCCAACCTCCCCAACGGAATGGGGGAGTCCAGGTTATCGGAAGATGAAACCTCTGATGACGGGGAAGAATTTACCCCTCCAATACTGAAGGAGCTGGAAAACTTGAGCCCTGAGGAGGCTGCTCACCAGAAGGCTGTGGTGGAGAGACTCTTACA AGAGGATCCCTGGCGAGTTGCAAAGATGGTGAAGTCTTACCTCCAGCAACACAACATCCCTCAGCGGGAGGTGGTGGATACTACTGGTCTGAACCAATCTCACCTCTCACAACACCTCAACAAGGGCACTCCCATGAAGACCCAAAAAAGGGCAGCCCTCTACACCTGGTACGTCCGCAAGCAGCGAGAGGTGGCTCAGC AATTCACACATGCTGGCCAGGGTATCTTGACAGAGGAGCCCATGGGAGATGACCTGCCCAccaagaagggaagaagaaaccgCTTTAAGTGGGGTCCTGCCTCACAACAGATCCTGTTCCAAGCCTACGAGAGACAGAAAAACCCcagcaaagaagaaagagaggCACTGGTAGAAGAGTGCAACAG AGCAGAGTGTATTCAGAGAGGTGTTTCTCCATCTCAGGCCCAAGGACTGGGCTCAAACCTGGTGACAGAGGTCAGAGTTTACAACTGGTTTGCCAATcgcaggaaggaggaggctttccGGCACAAGCTGGCCATGGACACCTTCAGCGGACCACAGCCCACCTCTGCTCCCCCTCTaactcctcacaactcctcctccctccagccaCCGTCTGCTCTCTCACCCAGCAAAGTTCATG GAGTGAGGTACAACCAGCAGCCAGCCAGCGAGGCAGAGTCCTCCAGCAGCAACCACCATGGGAACAGCTCCATGGTGACCACCCAAACCATCCTGCATCAGGTTTCTCCCCCTGGACTGGAGCCCAGCCAGAACCTACTGAGCACAGACACTAAGCTG GTCTCAGCTCCTGGAGGAACTCTGCCTCCTGTCAGCACTCTGACTGCCTTGCACAGCCTAGAGCAAAATCCACATCCATTGAGCCAGCAAACTCAGAACCTTATCATGGCATCGCTGCCAGGCGTTATGGCAATTGGAGCTGGTGAAACCTCATCCCTGGCACCAGCATTCACCAACACAGGTGCCTCCACCCTGGTGATAG CTCTCTACGGCCCCAAGTCTGAAGTGGCCCAATACACACATACAGGCCTCTTACCACAAACCATGGTGATAACAGATACAGCCAATCTCAGCGCCCTGACTAACCTGACACCAACTAAACAG GCATTCACATCTGACTCAGAGACTCACACTGAGTCTGGGATGCACACGCCAGTGTCACAGGCACCAACGATACATTTACAGAACCAAGACACAACCATCCAGCACCTTCAGCCAGGCCCTCGCCtcacctccagccctgctg TGTCCTCCAGCAGCCTGGTGCTGTACCAAAGCTCTGACTCTGCCAACAGCCACAGTCAGCTGCTGCCATCCACTCACAATGTCATCGAGACCTTCATCTCCACGCAGATGGCATCCTCCACTCAGTAA
- the C17H12orf43 gene encoding protein CUSTOS, protein MAAPRGSADLDTDTESDSSGEAAARFREAAWDCAVRAETRGGGFKKDRLQLTQPSLRCEVNSHDEDGNELQTTPEFRAHVAKKLGAMLDSFITVLKDSSGPSQTSVQQSDSADDGFRLFSSSVPGDCGKSEPCPAARRRQPSSSSDMDSDQEWQRYQEAAVSAADILKQSAFPVLFQDSSRDQSQGYVEHSQKKKKKKKIRGENNIQEKIIDPTECDQICKELPRLVSANGQHERQDSSHTQNSVLPGVVKKKKKKKRE, encoded by the exons ATGGCGGCGCCCAGGGGGAGCGCGGACCTGGACACAGACACAGAGTCGGACAGcagcggcgaggcggcggcgcggtTCCGGGAGGCTGCCTGGGACTGCGCCGTGCGGGCGGAGACGCGTGGCG GTGGCTTTAAAAAGGATCGATTACAGCTCACTCAGCCTAGCCTAAG GTGTGAGGTGAACAGTCATGATGAGGATGGAAATGAGCTACAGACGACACCAGAGTTCAGAGCACATGTTGCAAAGAAGCTGGGAGCAATGCTAGACAG TTTCATCACTGTCTTGAAGGACTCATCAGGACCTTCACAAACTTCTGTGCAACAGTCTGACTCTGCGGATGATG GTTTTCGtctcttctcttcttctgtcccaGGAGACTGTGGGAAATCAGAGCCTTGCCCTGCAGCAAGGAGGAGACAGCCATCTAGCTCCAG tgacatggacagtgacCAAGAGTGGCAAAGGTACCAGGAGGCTGCTGTGTCAGCTGCAGACATTCTGAAGCAAAGTGCTTTTCCTGTACTGTTCCAGGATTCCAGCCGAGATCAGAGTCAGGGTTATGTAGagcacagccagaaaaaaaagaagaaaaagaaaattagggGAGAGAACAATATTCAAGAGAAAATAATAGACCCAACAGAGTGTGACCAGATCTGCAAAGAATTGCCACGGTTGGTGTCTGCAAATGGACAGCATGAGAGACAGGACAGCAGTCATACACAGAACTCAGTGTTGCCAGGAGttgttaagaagaaaaagaagaaaaaaagagaatga
- the HNF1A gene encoding hepatocyte nuclear factor 1-alpha isoform X1, with protein MVSKLSHLQAELLEALLESGLTKETLIKALSEVEPYVLQSESQRAINALQTEKGEPCPDISNLPNGMGESRLSEDETSDDGEEFTPPILKELENLSPEEAAHQKAVVERLLQEDPWRVAKMVKSYLQQHNIPQREVVDTTGLNQSHLSQHLNKGTPMKTQKRAALYTWYVRKQREVAQQFTHAGQGILTEEPMGDDLPTKKGRRNRFKWGPASQQILFQAYERQKNPSKEEREALVEECNRAECIQRGVSPSQAQGLGSNLVTEVRVYNWFANRRKEEAFRHKLAMDTFSGPQPTSAPPLTPHNSSSLQPPSALSPSKVHGVRYNQQPASEAESSSSNHHGNSSMVTTQTILHQVSPPGLEPSQNLLSTDTKLVSAPGGTLPPVSTLTALHSLEQNPHPLSQQTQNLIMASLPGVMAIGAGETSSLAPAFTNTGASTLVIGLASTQPQSVPVINSMGSSLTTLQPVQFSQQLHPSYQQPLMQQVQSHINQSPFMATMAQIQNPHALYGPKSEVAQYTHTGLLPQTMVITDTANLSALTNLTPTKQAFTSDSETHTESGMHTPVSQAPTIHLQNQDTTIQHLQPGPRLTSSPAVSSSSLVLYQSSDSANSHSQLLPSTHNVIETFISTQMASSTQ; from the exons ATGGTCTCGAAGCTGAGTCATCTCCAAGCGGAGCTGCTGGAAGCGCTGCTGGAGTCGGGGCTAACCAAGGAGACCCTGATCAAGGCGCTGAGCGAAGTGGAACCCTACGTGCTCCAGAGTGAAAGTCAGCGTGCTATCAATGCCCTCCAGACAGAGAAAGGGGAACCCTGTCCCGACATCTCCAACCTCCCCAACGGAATGGGGGAGTCCAGGTTATCGGAAGATGAAACCTCTGATGACGGGGAAGAATTTACCCCTCCAATACTGAAGGAGCTGGAAAACTTGAGCCCTGAGGAGGCTGCTCACCAGAAGGCTGTGGTGGAGAGACTCTTACA AGAGGATCCCTGGCGAGTTGCAAAGATGGTGAAGTCTTACCTCCAGCAACACAACATCCCTCAGCGGGAGGTGGTGGATACTACTGGTCTGAACCAATCTCACCTCTCACAACACCTCAACAAGGGCACTCCCATGAAGACCCAAAAAAGGGCAGCCCTCTACACCTGGTACGTCCGCAAGCAGCGAGAGGTGGCTCAGC AATTCACACATGCTGGCCAGGGTATCTTGACAGAGGAGCCCATGGGAGATGACCTGCCCAccaagaagggaagaagaaaccgCTTTAAGTGGGGTCCTGCCTCACAACAGATCCTGTTCCAAGCCTACGAGAGACAGAAAAACCCcagcaaagaagaaagagaggCACTGGTAGAAGAGTGCAACAG AGCAGAGTGTATTCAGAGAGGTGTTTCTCCATCTCAGGCCCAAGGACTGGGCTCAAACCTGGTGACAGAGGTCAGAGTTTACAACTGGTTTGCCAATcgcaggaaggaggaggctttccGGCACAAGCTGGCCATGGACACCTTCAGCGGACCACAGCCCACCTCTGCTCCCCCTCTaactcctcacaactcctcctccctccagccaCCGTCTGCTCTCTCACCCAGCAAAGTTCATG GAGTGAGGTACAACCAGCAGCCAGCCAGCGAGGCAGAGTCCTCCAGCAGCAACCACCATGGGAACAGCTCCATGGTGACCACCCAAACCATCCTGCATCAGGTTTCTCCCCCTGGACTGGAGCCCAGCCAGAACCTACTGAGCACAGACACTAAGCTG GTCTCAGCTCCTGGAGGAACTCTGCCTCCTGTCAGCACTCTGACTGCCTTGCACAGCCTAGAGCAAAATCCACATCCATTGAGCCAGCAAACTCAGAACCTTATCATGGCATCGCTGCCAGGCGTTATGGCAATTGGAGCTGGTGAAACCTCATCCCTGGCACCAGCATTCACCAACACAGGTGCCTCCACCCTGGTGATAG GCCTGGCCTCAACCCAGCCCCAGAGCGTACCTGTAATAAACAGCATGGGGAGCAGCCTCACTACCCTGCAGCCTGTCCAGTTCTCCCAGCAACTGCACCCATCCTACCAGCAGCCCCTCATGCAGCAAGTCCAGAGCCACATCAACCAGAGCCCCTTCATGGCTACCATGGCCCAGATACAGAACCCTCACG CTCTCTACGGCCCCAAGTCTGAAGTGGCCCAATACACACATACAGGCCTCTTACCACAAACCATGGTGATAACAGATACAGCCAATCTCAGCGCCCTGACTAACCTGACACCAACTAAACAG GCATTCACATCTGACTCAGAGACTCACACTGAGTCTGGGATGCACACGCCAGTGTCACAGGCACCAACGATACATTTACAGAACCAAGACACAACCATCCAGCACCTTCAGCCAGGCCCTCGCCtcacctccagccctgctg TGTCCTCCAGCAGCCTGGTGCTGTACCAAAGCTCTGACTCTGCCAACAGCCACAGTCAGCTGCTGCCATCCACTCACAATGTCATCGAGACCTTCATCTCCACGCAGATGGCATCCTCCACTCAGTAA
- the HNF1A gene encoding hepatocyte nuclear factor 1-alpha isoform X3: MVSKLSHLQAELLEALLESGLTKETLIKALSEVEPYVLQSESQRAINALQTEKGEPCPDISNLPNGMGESRLSEDETSDDGEEFTPPILKELENLSPEEAAHQKAVVERLLQEDPWRVAKMVKSYLQQHNIPQREVVDTTGLNQSHLSQHLNKGTPMKTQKRAALYTWYVRKQREVAQQFTHAGQGILTEEPMGDDLPTKKGRRNRFKWGPASQQILFQAYERQKNPSKEEREALVEECNRAECIQRGVSPSQAQGLGSNLVTEVRVYNWFANRRKEEAFRHKLAMDTFSGPQPTSAPPLTPHNSSSLQPPSALSPSKVHGVRYNQQPASEAESSSSNHHGNSSMVTTQTILHQVSPPGLEPSQNLLSTDTKLVSAPGGTLPPVSTLTALHSLEQNPHPLSQQTQNLIMASLPGVMAIGAVSSSSLVLYQSSDSANSHSQLLPSTHNVIETFISTQMASSTQ; encoded by the exons ATGGTCTCGAAGCTGAGTCATCTCCAAGCGGAGCTGCTGGAAGCGCTGCTGGAGTCGGGGCTAACCAAGGAGACCCTGATCAAGGCGCTGAGCGAAGTGGAACCCTACGTGCTCCAGAGTGAAAGTCAGCGTGCTATCAATGCCCTCCAGACAGAGAAAGGGGAACCCTGTCCCGACATCTCCAACCTCCCCAACGGAATGGGGGAGTCCAGGTTATCGGAAGATGAAACCTCTGATGACGGGGAAGAATTTACCCCTCCAATACTGAAGGAGCTGGAAAACTTGAGCCCTGAGGAGGCTGCTCACCAGAAGGCTGTGGTGGAGAGACTCTTACA AGAGGATCCCTGGCGAGTTGCAAAGATGGTGAAGTCTTACCTCCAGCAACACAACATCCCTCAGCGGGAGGTGGTGGATACTACTGGTCTGAACCAATCTCACCTCTCACAACACCTCAACAAGGGCACTCCCATGAAGACCCAAAAAAGGGCAGCCCTCTACACCTGGTACGTCCGCAAGCAGCGAGAGGTGGCTCAGC AATTCACACATGCTGGCCAGGGTATCTTGACAGAGGAGCCCATGGGAGATGACCTGCCCAccaagaagggaagaagaaaccgCTTTAAGTGGGGTCCTGCCTCACAACAGATCCTGTTCCAAGCCTACGAGAGACAGAAAAACCCcagcaaagaagaaagagaggCACTGGTAGAAGAGTGCAACAG AGCAGAGTGTATTCAGAGAGGTGTTTCTCCATCTCAGGCCCAAGGACTGGGCTCAAACCTGGTGACAGAGGTCAGAGTTTACAACTGGTTTGCCAATcgcaggaaggaggaggctttccGGCACAAGCTGGCCATGGACACCTTCAGCGGACCACAGCCCACCTCTGCTCCCCCTCTaactcctcacaactcctcctccctccagccaCCGTCTGCTCTCTCACCCAGCAAAGTTCATG GAGTGAGGTACAACCAGCAGCCAGCCAGCGAGGCAGAGTCCTCCAGCAGCAACCACCATGGGAACAGCTCCATGGTGACCACCCAAACCATCCTGCATCAGGTTTCTCCCCCTGGACTGGAGCCCAGCCAGAACCTACTGAGCACAGACACTAAGCTG GTCTCAGCTCCTGGAGGAACTCTGCCTCCTGTCAGCACTCTGACTGCCTTGCACAGCCTAGAGCAAAATCCACATCCATTGAGCCAGCAAACTCAGAACCTTATCATGGCATCGCTGCCAGGCGTTATGGCAATTGGAGCTG TGTCCTCCAGCAGCCTGGTGCTGTACCAAAGCTCTGACTCTGCCAACAGCCACAGTCAGCTGCTGCCATCCACTCACAATGTCATCGAGACCTTCATCTCCACGCAGATGGCATCCTCCACTCAGTAA